In Streptomyces sp. NBC_01707, a genomic segment contains:
- a CDS encoding TldD/PmbA family protein yields MPHEVDQSFLALPLRALADAALARARALGAVHADFRFERVRSASWRLRDARPAGTSDTTDLGYAVRVVHGGAWGFASGVDLTMDAAAKVASQAVAMAKLSAKVIAAAGSDERVELADEPVHGERTWVSAYDVDPFSVPDEEKAGLLAEWSSRLLGAEGVAHVDASLMTVHENKFYADTAGTVTTQQRVRLHPQFTAVAVDGTTGEFDSMRTIAPPVGRGWEYLTGTGWDWDSELERIPGLLAEKMRAPSVEAGTYDLVVDPSNLWLTIHESIGHATELDRALGYEAAYAGTSFATFDQLGKLAYGSPVMNVTGDRTAEHGLATIGYDDEGVEGQSWDLIKDGTLVGYQLDRRIAKLTGLGRSNGCAYADSPGHVPVQRMANVSLQPDPGGLSTEDLIGGVERGIYVVGDRSWSIDMQRYNFQFTGQRFFRIENGKLAGQLRDVAYQATTTDFWGSMEKVGGPQTYVLGGAFNCGKAQPGQVAAVSHGCPSALFRGVNILNTTQEAGR; encoded by the coding sequence GTGCCCCATGAGGTAGATCAGTCATTCCTGGCCCTGCCACTACGGGCCCTCGCCGACGCGGCGCTGGCCCGGGCCCGGGCGCTGGGCGCCGTCCACGCGGACTTCCGCTTCGAGCGGGTGCGCAGCGCGTCCTGGCGGCTGCGGGACGCCCGGCCCGCCGGGACTTCGGACACCACCGATCTCGGGTACGCGGTGCGTGTGGTGCACGGCGGGGCGTGGGGGTTCGCGTCCGGCGTGGATCTGACCATGGACGCGGCGGCGAAGGTCGCGTCCCAGGCGGTCGCCATGGCGAAGCTGTCGGCCAAGGTGATCGCGGCGGCCGGGTCCGACGAGCGGGTGGAGCTGGCGGACGAGCCGGTGCACGGCGAGCGGACCTGGGTGTCGGCGTACGACGTCGACCCGTTCTCCGTACCGGACGAGGAGAAGGCGGGGCTGCTCGCCGAGTGGAGCAGCCGGCTCCTCGGCGCGGAGGGTGTCGCGCATGTGGACGCCTCGCTCATGACCGTCCATGAGAACAAGTTCTACGCGGACACGGCGGGCACCGTCACCACCCAGCAGCGGGTGCGGCTGCATCCGCAGTTCACCGCCGTCGCCGTGGACGGGACGACCGGTGAGTTCGACTCGATGCGGACCATCGCGCCGCCGGTGGGCCGCGGCTGGGAGTACCTCACGGGCACCGGCTGGGACTGGGACTCGGAGCTGGAGCGGATCCCGGGGCTGCTCGCCGAGAAGATGCGGGCACCGAGCGTCGAGGCGGGGACGTACGACCTGGTCGTCGACCCGTCGAATCTCTGGCTGACGATCCACGAGTCGATCGGCCACGCCACCGAACTCGACCGGGCGCTGGGGTACGAGGCGGCGTACGCCGGGACCTCGTTCGCCACCTTCGACCAGCTGGGCAAGCTGGCGTACGGCTCGCCCGTGATGAATGTGACGGGCGACCGCACCGCCGAGCACGGCCTCGCGACCATCGGTTACGACGACGAGGGTGTCGAGGGCCAGTCCTGGGACCTGATCAAGGACGGGACGCTGGTCGGCTACCAGCTCGACCGGAGGATCGCGAAGCTGACGGGCCTCGGCCGGTCCAACGGGTGTGCGTACGCCGACTCGCCGGGCCACGTCCCCGTGCAGCGGATGGCGAACGTGTCGCTGCAGCCGGATCCGGGCGGGCTGTCCACGGAGGATCTGATCGGCGGGGTGGAGCGCGGCATCTATGTCGTCGGCGACCGGTCCTGGTCGATCGACATGCAGCGCTACAACTTCCAGTTCACCGGGCAGCGCTTCTTCCGCATCGAGAACGGCAAGCTGGCCGGTCAGCTGCGCGACGTCGCCTACCAGGCGACTACGACGGACTTCTGGGGCTCGATGGAGAAGGTCGGCGGCCCGCAGACGTACGTCCTGGGCGGCGCCTTCAACTGCGGCAAGGCCCAGCCGGGCCAGGTCGCGGCCGTCTCGCACGGCTGCCCCTCCGCCCTCTTCCGAGGCGTGAACATCCTCAACACGACGCAGGAGGCGGGCCGATGA
- the fabI gene encoding enoyl-ACP reductase FabI: protein MIGILDGKRILITGVLMESSIAFHTAKVAQEQGAEVILTAFPRPTLTERIAKKLPKPAKVIELDVTNTEHLDRLEGLVREELGSLDGVVHSIGFAPQDALGGNFLNTPFESVATAMHVSAFSLKSLAMACKPLMSEGGSIVGLTFDAQFAWPQYDWMGPAKAALEATSRYLARDLGKEDIRCNLISAGPIGSMAAKSIPGFSELADVWNTRSPLAWNMADPEPAGRGVVALLSDFFPKTTGEIIHVDGGVHMMGA, encoded by the coding sequence ATGATCGGAATTCTCGACGGCAAGCGCATCCTCATCACCGGTGTGCTGATGGAGTCGTCCATCGCCTTCCACACCGCCAAGGTGGCCCAGGAGCAGGGTGCCGAAGTCATCCTGACCGCCTTCCCCCGGCCCACGCTGACCGAGCGCATCGCCAAGAAGCTGCCCAAGCCCGCCAAGGTCATCGAGCTGGACGTGACCAACACCGAGCACCTGGACCGGCTCGAAGGCCTGGTCCGTGAGGAGCTCGGTTCGCTCGACGGTGTCGTCCACTCCATCGGCTTCGCGCCGCAGGACGCGCTCGGCGGCAACTTCCTCAACACCCCGTTCGAGTCCGTCGCCACCGCGATGCACGTCTCGGCGTTCTCGCTGAAGTCGCTCGCCATGGCCTGCAAGCCGCTGATGAGCGAGGGTGGCTCGATCGTCGGCCTCACCTTCGACGCACAGTTCGCCTGGCCGCAGTACGACTGGATGGGCCCGGCCAAGGCCGCTCTGGAGGCCACCTCCCGTTACCTCGCCCGCGACCTGGGCAAGGAGGACATCCGCTGCAACCTGATCTCGGCGGGTCCGATCGGTTCGATGGCCGCGAAGTCCATCCCGGGCTTCTCGGAGCTCGCGGACGTCTGGAACACCCGCTCCCCGCTCGCCTGGAACATGGCCGACCCGGAGCCGGCCGGCCGCGGCGTCGTCGCGCTGCTCTCGGACTTCTTCCCGAAGACCACGGGCGAGATCATCCACGTCGACGGTGGCGTGCACATGATGGGTGCCTGA
- a CDS encoding FadR/GntR family transcriptional regulator, whose amino-acid sequence MALTSPRRSALADQVIAQLRNQITSGEWPVGSRIPTEPELVEQLGVARNTVREAVRALAHNGLLDIRQGSGTYVVATSELAGVMHRRFASADPRHVAELRSTLESSAARLAAARRTERDLKQLDALMARREETWAAGDAEAFVAADATLHLAVVAASHNDVLTGLYADLGDLLRDYLRVDVGHELRPENHMDHARLVEAIRAGDAETAAAEAASHALSCLVDRV is encoded by the coding sequence ATGGCTTTGACCTCCCCGCGGCGGTCGGCACTCGCCGACCAGGTGATCGCCCAGCTGAGGAATCAGATCACCTCGGGCGAGTGGCCCGTCGGTTCGCGGATTCCGACCGAACCCGAACTGGTGGAGCAGCTGGGGGTGGCCCGCAACACCGTCCGCGAGGCGGTGCGCGCGCTCGCGCACAACGGGCTGCTGGACATCCGGCAGGGGTCGGGGACGTATGTCGTCGCCACGAGTGAGCTGGCCGGCGTGATGCACCGCCGGTTCGCGTCCGCCGACCCGCGTCATGTCGCCGAGCTGCGGTCGACGCTGGAGTCGTCGGCGGCCCGGCTGGCGGCCGCCCGGCGCACCGAGCGGGACCTGAAGCAGCTGGACGCGCTCATGGCGCGTCGCGAGGAGACCTGGGCCGCGGGCGACGCCGAGGCGTTCGTGGCCGCGGACGCGACGCTGCACCTGGCCGTGGTCGCCGCCTCGCACAATGACGTGCTGACGGGCCTCTACGCCGACCTGGGGGATCTGCTGCGCGACTATCTGCGGGTCGATGTCGGGCACGAGCTGCGGCCGGAGAACCATATGGACCATGCACGGCTGGTCGAGGCGATCCGGGCCGGTGACGCGGAGACGGCGGCCGCCGAAGCCGCGAGTCATGCGCTCAGCTGCCTGGTGGACCGGGTCTGA
- a CDS encoding SGM_5486 family transporter-associated protein has product MPVLDPNPQNGQKKLLLVLGAMLLITVVIAVIASFASP; this is encoded by the coding sequence ATGCCAGTTCTCGATCCGAATCCCCAGAACGGTCAGAAGAAGCTTCTCCTCGTGCTCGGGGCGATGCTCCTGATCACGGTGGTCATCGCAGTGATCGCCTCGTTCGCCTCCCCATGA
- a CDS encoding histidine phosphatase family protein: MSVDTPRRIVLLRHAKAEWSQDSDHERPLAERGRKDAPVAGRKLVDSGIVIDLALCSTAVRTRETWKLAVHEMPHRPRTVYEERLYEASLGELIALLNETPDDVQNLLLIGHNPGMHAVADALAGSAEGETMARMTRGGFPTAAFAVIEFSGSWKGVEHGVGKLVEYWTPND, encoded by the coding sequence ATGAGCGTCGATACACCTCGCAGGATCGTCCTACTCAGGCATGCAAAGGCGGAATGGTCGCAGGACTCCGACCATGAGCGGCCGCTCGCGGAGCGTGGCCGCAAGGATGCCCCCGTGGCAGGCCGCAAACTCGTCGACTCCGGCATCGTCATCGATCTGGCCCTGTGCTCGACCGCCGTCAGGACGCGCGAGACCTGGAAGCTGGCGGTGCACGAGATGCCTCACCGGCCCAGGACCGTGTACGAGGAGCGACTGTACGAGGCCTCCCTCGGCGAGCTGATCGCGCTGCTCAACGAGACCCCCGACGACGTACAGAACCTGCTTCTCATCGGCCACAACCCCGGCATGCACGCCGTCGCGGACGCCCTGGCCGGTTCGGCGGAGGGCGAGACCATGGCCCGGATGACCCGTGGCGGCTTCCCGACCGCGGCGTTCGCCGTGATCGAGTTCTCCGGCTCCTGGAAGGGCGTGGAGCACGGGGTGGGCAAGCTCGTCGAATACTGGACGCCGAACGACTGA
- a CDS encoding CynX/NimT family MFS transporter has protein sequence MPEDETQPQTRTASRPQSPHTATATASATDSPAPRTARTASGSAGPAPWVLRLVAVGLVLTALNLRPAITSLGALLEEVRDGLHMSGSLAGVLTSVPPLCFAVFGIMAPRLARRFGPAAVVCAGMVAIAAGLVIRPFVGSTAGFLAASALALMGIAVSNILMPVIVKRWFPDRVGSMTGLYSMALALGTALAAAVTVPMTDALGGSWKAGLGIWAVLAAAAVLPWVPLMRDGRGAAGQATALQHGDAPTLRITRSRTAWGLACFFGLQATAAYIAMGWMPQIFRDAGVSAGTAGVLLAVTMAMGVPLAFVIPRVAARMKNQGPIVVFLCVCGLVGYAGLYFAPAGGAWAWALLLGIANCAFPLALTMIGMRSRSGAGVVRLSAFAQSTGYLISIPGPLLVGVLYQHSGGWGLPIALMAGLMVPQMVAGILAGRDRTIEDEC, from the coding sequence ATGCCCGAAGACGAGACCCAGCCCCAGACCCGGACCGCGAGCCGGCCTCAGAGCCCGCACACCGCCACGGCGACCGCCTCCGCCACGGACTCCCCGGCGCCGCGGACCGCGCGGACCGCCTCCGGCTCGGCCGGGCCCGCCCCCTGGGTGCTGCGTCTGGTCGCCGTCGGTCTCGTACTCACCGCGCTCAACCTCCGTCCCGCCATCACCAGCCTCGGCGCGCTTCTCGAAGAGGTACGGGACGGGCTCCACATGAGCGGCAGCCTCGCCGGTGTCCTCACCTCCGTGCCGCCGCTGTGCTTCGCGGTCTTCGGCATCATGGCGCCGCGCCTCGCCCGCCGCTTCGGGCCCGCCGCGGTCGTCTGCGCCGGCATGGTCGCCATCGCGGCCGGGCTGGTGATCCGGCCGTTCGTCGGCTCCACGGCCGGGTTCCTCGCCGCCAGCGCGCTCGCCCTGATGGGCATAGCCGTCAGCAACATCCTGATGCCGGTGATCGTCAAGCGCTGGTTCCCGGACCGGGTCGGCTCCATGACCGGCCTCTACTCGATGGCGCTGGCCCTCGGCACCGCGCTCGCCGCAGCCGTCACCGTGCCCATGACCGACGCGCTCGGTGGCAGTTGGAAGGCCGGTCTCGGAATCTGGGCCGTGCTCGCCGCCGCCGCGGTCCTGCCCTGGGTCCCGCTGATGCGGGACGGTCGCGGCGCCGCCGGACAGGCCACCGCCCTGCAGCACGGTGATGCCCCGACGCTCCGGATCACCCGCAGCCGCACGGCCTGGGGCCTCGCCTGCTTCTTCGGCCTGCAGGCCACCGCCGCGTACATCGCCATGGGGTGGATGCCGCAGATCTTCCGCGACGCCGGGGTCTCGGCGGGCACGGCGGGCGTCCTGCTCGCCGTGACGATGGCCATGGGTGTGCCACTCGCCTTCGTCATCCCGCGGGTCGCCGCCCGGATGAAGAACCAGGGCCCGATCGTCGTCTTCCTCTGCGTCTGCGGCCTCGTCGGATACGCGGGCCTCTACTTCGCACCGGCCGGCGGCGCCTGGGCATGGGCGCTGCTCCTCGGCATCGCCAACTGCGCCTTCCCGCTCGCCCTCACCATGATCGGGATGCGGTCCCGCAGCGGCGCCGGAGTGGTCCGGCTGTCCGCGTTCGCCCAGTCCACCGGCTATCTGATCTCGATCCCCGGTCCGCTGCTCGTCGGCGTGCTCTACCAGCACAGCGGCGGCTGGGGACTGCCGATCGCGCTGATGGCGGGCCTGATGGTGCCGCAGATGGTGGCGGGGATCCTGGCCGGGCGGGACCGGACGATCGAGGACGAATGCTGA
- the fabG gene encoding 3-oxoacyl-[acyl-carrier-protein] reductase — protein sequence MSRSVLVTGGNRGIGLAIARAFADNGDKVAITYRSGEPPQALTEAGVLAVRCDITDGEQVEQAYKEIEEKHGPVEVLVANAGITKDQLLMRMSEEDFTSVLDTNLTGTFRVVKRANRAMLRAKKGRVVLISSVVGLLGSAGQANYAASKAGLVGFARSLARELGSRNITFNVVAPGFVDTDMTQVLTEEQRKGIVAQVPLARYARPEEIAAAVRFLASDDASYITGAVIPVDGGLGMGH from the coding sequence TTGAGCCGCTCGGTTCTCGTCACCGGAGGAAACCGGGGCATCGGCCTCGCCATCGCCCGCGCTTTCGCCGACAACGGCGACAAGGTCGCGATCACGTACCGCTCGGGCGAGCCGCCCCAGGCCCTCACCGAGGCCGGCGTTCTGGCCGTCCGGTGCGACATCACCGACGGCGAGCAGGTGGAGCAGGCCTACAAGGAGATCGAGGAGAAGCACGGTCCGGTCGAGGTGCTGGTCGCCAACGCCGGTATCACCAAGGACCAGTTGCTGATGCGGATGTCCGAGGAGGACTTCACGTCCGTACTCGACACCAACCTCACCGGCACCTTCCGGGTCGTCAAGCGCGCCAACCGCGCCATGCTGCGCGCCAAGAAGGGCCGCGTCGTCCTCATCTCCTCCGTCGTCGGTCTCCTCGGCTCGGCGGGGCAGGCCAACTACGCCGCCTCCAAGGCCGGTCTGGTCGGCTTCGCCCGGTCGCTGGCGCGCGAGCTCGGCTCGCGGAACATCACTTTCAACGTCGTCGCGCCCGGTTTTGTCGACACCGACATGACCCAGGTCCTCACCGAGGAGCAGCGCAAGGGCATCGTCGCCCAGGTGCCGCTGGCCCGTTACGCGCGGCCCGAGGAGATCGCCGCCGCGGTGCGCTTCCTCGCCTCCGACGACGCGTCGTACATCACTGGAGCCGTCATCCCCGTTGACGGCGGATTGGGCATGGGTCACTGA